The genome window CCGAATATCGCCAACAACTGCTATGACTGTCATCCCGGCAACGGAGTGAACTGTTACAGGGACACCCATCGTACAAAAACTATAAACGGTCACAACATCTGGTGCAGCGACTGTCATGGAGACCTCAACCAGCGCGTGGCGAGCGGACAGCTGCTGAAACCTTGGTCGGATCAGACCCTGCCGACATGTTCCAAGTGTCATTCAAACACCGGAGAGGGCGAAGGATACTTGAACACAGGGCTGTTCGGCAAATTCCTAAATAGCAGAGGGCATAAAGACCACAAGATACTATGTTCATCATGCCACGGCGAACCTCATGCCCTTTATCCATCCACGCTTGCAAAAGACAATGCCGAACCAATGACAATCCAAGGCGACCCAAGGGCCGTCGGCAAATGCAGCGTCTGTCATACGGATAGAAGCAGCAGCTGGGGCATGCCTCCGCATTAATGCACGATCGGACCAACAACGGCTAACGTTAAAAAACAGGGGCGGCAAGGCGACATCCTGCCGCCCTTTAATTCTTTTAAATAAAAACCTCAAACGATCGGGACATACATGAAAAATCTCCTAATCACCTTTTCGGCATTTTTGACATTACTTCTCTGGTCTTTGGACCCCGCGCACCCTTTGCTCGGAGCCGACAGCCCAGCAAGAGACAACTGGACCTATGATTGGTCAAAAACTAAAAACTTTATTGAAGCCTGGTCCAAAAGGCCAACTTTCCCTGACTCCATATCATTCGCCTATTATTTTGTCTATTCGAAAAGGGCATTGGGCCTGGAAATTTCAAAAGATGAGCGAAATAAACTACTGAATTTCATAAAAGACTGCCAGACAAAAGATGGCGGTTTTGTGTCGGAGCCAAAATTTGACAAAGACAGCAATATCATCAGCAGTTTCTATGCAATAAAGGCCCTTGACATGCTCAAAGAACCGCATTTGGTGAACGAAAAAAGACTAGCCGGATTTCTCCATTCCATGTTCACTAAGGAGGGAGGGATGCGCCTGAGCAGCAACACCAAAGAGGCGTCGCTGGCCGGAACCGCCTTGGGTGTTGTACTTCTAAACAGGCTATCCGACTTGACAGATCGAGAAAAGAGGCTCGCAACTGCCTATATCCTGAAATACAAGACGCGGGATGATGGTTTCGGGCTGGTCGGCAACAAGGTCTCTTCGATAAGGGCCACGGCCATGGCGGTTGCGGCCTTAAAATCAATGAACGCCATTGGAGACATAAAGAAAGATGTGATATGCTTCCTTAGTCAAAGCCGATATTCCGGACTGATCAAAGAAAAGAGGTTCAAGACCCTGCCATCCATGGAAGAGATGGCGCAATTCCTTGCAACGGTCAGGCTTGTTGGATCATCAGACAAAAAAATAGCAGATCCCCAAAAGATATCAAAGTTTGTAAGATCGCTCTATATACCGGAAAATGGGGGATTCGGACCGGAACCAGGGCTTGGGACTACACCGCCCAGCACGTATTATGGTCTATTCTGCCTAGTCGAACTGGGCAGGTTAAAGCCAGCCGACATGACCGGCATGTCTGGTTTCTTTTCATTCTAAGAAATCATCCGGTCAAAACACAACTGGGGCATAATAATTTAATTAAATCTTATAGTTCGAATAAAACACCTCGGCTATATGTATAGCCTTTAGGTTCAAAGACGACGGGGTATTCATCCTGAACTGCAATAGACACCCTGAACACGTTGTTACAACCAGATCCACGCCCTTGTCCTTTCCTACCACGGCCTCAAGCCTCCTCTCAAAGATCTTTCTTGAAAGGCCGGCGTGCTTGAGGCTGAATACACCGCCATGTCCACAGCAACCACTGCGGGTTGATCTGAAACCGGCAGGGCTAAGCCGTCCCAAAAACCCTTCCATCGCCCCTGCCTTACCCTTCCCGCCCGATGCGAAACGCTCGTGACAAGGCGCATGATATGTCATCACAAGACCGGCATAGCATTCGGATATCTTGAGCACGTGGCCGGCCCTAACAAGGAGATCGCCAAACTCCATCACGCTAGATGCTATCTTTAGTGCTGCATCTCTATCAGGGCCATGTTCAAAAAGAACCGGCCATCGCCTTATCATGGCCGCACATGAGGCGCAGCCCGTAACTACCGCATCAAAGATACCTGCATCCTCAATCGCACGGATGTTTGCAAGCGCAAGGGCCCTTGCCTGATCCATAAGGCCAGACGCAAAGGCCGGCATCCCACAACAGACCTGGGCGGCGGGTACTATAACAGCGCCACCCAAAAGGCCTGCTATAGCCTCAGCCACATCTGTATAGATATAATTCTGGATGCAACCTATGAAAAACACCGTCTTTTTTCCTTCAGTCAGTCCATAAATGCCTCGTTTAACATCATAAAATCCGCGAGACAAGTGCAAGACCGCAGGCCTTGGCGAAATATCCGGCAAGGAGATCTGCGTCAAACCTTCTGACATATCCAGAAAACCCAAAAGCCTCAATATGAGGCCGCTATCCATCGGAAGCATTCGGGAGATGCCTGATAAAAATCGGGCTAGGCGCAACGCAAAATAAGGTCTATTCAAAATAGTCCGTAAAAAAAAAGAGCCAGGACTACCCAAGCGCCGCCTGGCGTCTCGAACGATATCGTCCACTTCAACCCCGGCAGGACAGACAAAACTGCATCCACCGCACTGGAGGCATGCATTCAACGTCTCGAAGACCTTCTCCTTTTTTAGAAAGGCTGGCCCAAAGCAGACGGAGGCCCCTCCCTGAAAAAGCCTTGCCTTTCCCCTGGGAGAAAACAATTCATGCCTGGTAAGATCATATACAGGACAGACAGAAAGGCATGCCCCACAACGGGTGCATTTGCCATTATCCAAACCCGTAGCCATGATGACCCGCTATCTTTCAATTATCTCAAGGATCAGTCGTTCAAGTATAACCCTTGAAGGGCACTGTCCGCCCTTTAGGGCAAGATCGACATCAGGGAGCCTGGCAAACAGTTCAAGTACCTTTTCAAGCCTAAACCTGTGTGCATCCCTGTACATAATATAAAGTGCATAGGGATGAAGGCCTTTTAATGCATGAGGAGCGGGCTCTCCCCAAAAGGCCTTGAGATTTGGAAGAATTTCCTTCTGAAAGACTTGATAGGTCATGCCTTGCATCGACAAGACGCCCTGCTTATCTGAAAGTGCAGCAAGGATAAGCGCCATCTTTCTAAGGAAGTTGGCGATTGTTTGCAATATTATAAGAGG of Dissulfurimicrobium hydrothermale contains these proteins:
- a CDS encoding prenyltransferase/squalene oxidase repeat-containing protein, with protein sequence MKNLLITFSAFLTLLLWSLDPAHPLLGADSPARDNWTYDWSKTKNFIEAWSKRPTFPDSISFAYYFVYSKRALGLEISKDERNKLLNFIKDCQTKDGGFVSEPKFDKDSNIISSFYAIKALDMLKEPHLVNEKRLAGFLHSMFTKEGGMRLSSNTKEASLAGTALGVVLLNRLSDLTDREKRLATAYILKYKTRDDGFGLVGNKVSSIRATAMAVAALKSMNAIGDIKKDVICFLSQSRYSGLIKEKRFKTLPSMEEMAQFLATVRLVGSSDKKIADPQKISKFVRSLYIPENGGFGPEPGLGTTPPSTYYGLFCLVELGRLKPADMTGMSGFFSF
- a CDS encoding (Fe-S)-binding protein, with protein sequence MATGLDNGKCTRCGACLSVCPVYDLTRHELFSPRGKARLFQGGASVCFGPAFLKKEKVFETLNACLQCGGCSFVCPAGVEVDDIVRDARRRLGSPGSFFLRTILNRPYFALRLARFLSGISRMLPMDSGLILRLLGFLDMSEGLTQISLPDISPRPAVLHLSRGFYDVKRGIYGLTEGKKTVFFIGCIQNYIYTDVAEAIAGLLGGAVIVPAAQVCCGMPAFASGLMDQARALALANIRAIEDAGIFDAVVTGCASCAAMIRRWPVLFEHGPDRDAALKIASSVMEFGDLLVRAGHVLKISECYAGLVMTYHAPCHERFASGGKGKAGAMEGFLGRLSPAGFRSTRSGCCGHGGVFSLKHAGLSRKIFERRLEAVVGKDKGVDLVVTTCSGCLLQFRMNTPSSLNLKAIHIAEVFYSNYKI